In the Lepus europaeus isolate LE1 chromosome 18, mLepTim1.pri, whole genome shotgun sequence genome, one interval contains:
- the SEPTIN9 gene encoding septin-9 isoform X6, with the protein MADTPRDAGFKQAPAPRSEKAPVDFGYVGIDSILEQMRRKAMRQGFEFNIMVVGQSGLGKSTLINTLFKSKISRKSVQPAVEERIPKTVEIKSITHDIEEKGVRMKLTVIDTPGFGDHINNENCWQPIMKFINDQYEKYLQEEVNINRKKRIPDTRVHCCLYFIPATGHSLRPLDIEFMKRLSKVVNIVPVIAKADTLTLEERVYFKQRITADLLSNGIDVYPQKEFDEDAEDRLVNEKFREMIPFAVVGSDHEYQVNGKRILGRKTKWGTIEVENTTHCEFAYLRDLLIRTHMQNIKDITSSIHFEAYRVRRLSESHGAVANGMAEKEPEAQEM; encoded by the exons ATGGCCGACACCCCCAGAGATGCCGGGTTCAAGCAGGCGCCCGCGCCGCGGAGCGAGAAGGCCCCCGTGGACTTCGGCTACGTGGGCATCGACTCCATCCTGGAGCAGATGCGCAGAAAGGCCATGAGGCAGGGCTTCGAGTTCAACATCATGGTCGTCG GGCAGAGCGGCTTGGGCAAGTCCACCTTAATCAACACGCtcttcaagtccaagatcagccGGAAGTCGGTGCAGCCGGCCGTGGAGGAGCGCATCCCCAAGACGGTGGAGATCAAGTCCATCACTCACG ATATCGAGGAGAAGGGCGTCCGGATGAAGCTGACGGTGATTGACACGCCGGGCTTTGGGGACCACATCAACAACGAGAACTG CTGGCAGCCCATCATGAAGTTCATTAACGACCAGTACGAGAAGTACCTGCAGGAGGAGGTGAACATCAACCGGAAGAAGCGTATCCCGGACACGCGTGTGCACTGCTGCCTCTACTTCATCCCCGCCACCGGCCACTC TCTCAGGCCACTGGACATCGAGTTCATGAAGCGGCTGAGCAAGGTGGTCAACATCGTCCCCGTCATCGCCAAGGCCGACACGCTGACCCTGGAGGAGAGGGTCTACTTCAAGCAGCGG ATCACCGCGGACCTGCTGTCCAACGGCATTGACGTGTACCCCCAAAAGGAGTTCGACGAGGACGCGGAGGACCGGCTGGTGAACGAGAAGTTCCGG GAGATGATCCCGTTTGCCGTGGTGGGCAGTGACCACGAGTACCAGGTCAACGGCAAGAGGATCCTCGGAAGGAAGACCAAGTGGGGCACCATCGAAG TGGAAAACACCACACACTGTGAGTTTGCCTACCTGCGGGACCTCCTCATCAG gacgcACATGCAGAACATCAAAGACATCACAAGCAGCATCCACTTCGAGGCCTACCGCGTGAGGCGGCTCAGCGAAAGCCACGGCGCCGTGGCCAACGGCATGGCGGAGAAGGAGCCGGAAGCCCAGGAGATGTAG